The genomic DNA tCAAATATTTTAATTAGGGATGgtaatttagatttttaattTTCCTGCGCGCCTAACATGCCACCGACAGCGCCAGTTAACCCGTCCAGGAGAGCCACAAACTCAGCAGGAAAAAAGCTCTTCAGACGCTAGCTAGTTAACTAGCTGTTACAGATTGTCGAGCCTCTTATTTCTTTtacaatgcagaaaaaaaatagatttttgatTTAATGCAGATAAAGAGAAGTTGTGTTGTTGCAGTATTTTTAACACTATTCAGCTGAAATAGATTAAATAATTATAGGTAGTTTGTCTAATCGGCGTAAAGTGAAGGCAACAAACCcgtgtattgtaaatataaaaatagcTGCAAAACCTTTTTTACACTGCAACATATCATGTCTTTAACAAAATGTCATTCACACAGATCTGGATTTTATTGAACACAGTAGTTTCTAACACAGTTTTTAAATATGAAGACTCACTCAGTTTATTTGGAGAATAGAACTAATGCAGGTGCGAAAGGCTTCCGAATCTTGATTAGACCTCCCTTCAGTGATGATACGATGACGAGACAGAGCAGGACTCAGTCTGGTTCTGGTGGTTACTGGTTCAGGTCCACGTTCTGTGGTTCTGCTCCAGTTCCTCAGAGCAGCGAGTCCTTTCACATGAAGACACCGAGGCATTTGTCTGAGAAGGGTCAAAACGTTTCTAATTAAACTAAGCTAAGAATCATTGAGGTCTCCGACGAGAGCAGCATCGATATTTTGTGCACGTGTAGTCGAGGAAAACGGCAATTTTCATCTGCATTTAATCAAAACTTACAAGCACTCTGACCCAACGATGGGGTATAAAGTTGTTTTTGTCTCTAACCAGCAGTTTTTCTAGTAGCAGGATGTTTAACCTGTGAACTGTGTCCCCTCTCCGTTAGCTGTATGCTGAGAAGGTTGCCACCCGTGGTCTGTGCGCCATCGCTCAGGCAGAGTCTCTGCGCTACAAGCTGCTGGGAGGCCTGGCTGTGCGTAGGTAAGCAGCGTGTCCACTGGGTTTTAAAAGGTAGTAAATCAAATTAGTAAAAAATGAAGGCCATTTAAAGGTATTAAACGCCTTTTGaggtattcatttttttaatgattctttttttttttttttttgtgtccaaACTATGAGTTGTCcatttgttttgtctatttgagTTGATTTTGTAAAGTTTGTGATATTATATCCTATCCTGCATCGGCTGATAGCCTATTTCAGCCTGCCAAggcagacccacatcaagaggTTGTCTTTcgaattccctctgcacgctacAACCAAGCAGAGCGACGAAGAAGATAGCGGAGCTAGCTAATAGATTAAGcttttgccgtatctggtcggcaaaactccgaacacatcttccttttttaagaatgacttcagtgccgttcttttctcaaagaaaagctgaactcagccgattccaaagaccgctgttggccagcagcagcagcagctgtttgtttaaaagttgtttgtatCCCACAAAGATGAACAGAGATCCTGAGTGGTGCATCACACAGATGGAGAGTATAGTGCAGACATTCCTCCAGGGCAAGCAGGTGGTATCTCAGCTGGTAAGAAAATCTTGTATAGGGACAGTAGAAGTGGATAGGTTATTCAGATTGATTAAGGACATGATAGCGGTCTCAGTGTGCAAGGTGGTTTAGTGCATTCTCCTTACAGTGTGGAAGTGTTATTGCTTTTACGTAAATTTATTTGAACAAGTTCTGAAAAAATCTACTATGTACTCCTAGCTCTCGAAGgagacagtgtttcctctaggattgTTTTCTGCAGCGGGGTGGGTAGGGTTGGGCGGTATCCAAATTTTGATACTGTCAAACCTCCTCCCTATTTTACCGCGGTATATAGTATTACCGTGACTAATTAAAAGTTATGACGTAAGGCTCAGACAGCGTCACCAAACTGTTGGCTTGTGCACCGTTCAGAAACTGAATACCAAACACTAATCCTGAAACACTAATAACATAACAACTTACAAAACGACTTTCTCCTCCACACTGTCACGTGATGACAACCACacataattacataaattacattttgtggGGTCCAAGCGGGGCAGACGTGTGCTGGGGGGGCAGCGGCGCGTGGACTAACTGCTGCTGGTTGGCGAGGAAAATCCTGTCTGCCTCTGCAGCCAGTGCCCGATAGTCTCTGGAGGAAGGTGTCTCTGTATTGAAACTGATAGCGTTGCTATTTTTAGACCCAGCAGTATACCGTATTACCGCCCAACCCTAGGGGTGGGGGTGTTGAACGTCAAAAAGTAACGTTACCTTAAAACGGCATACGTAGATCGCgtagacccctctgcgtctatgccgtagcctgacgtgcacctctcgaaaaatgtaactatacGTCGTGGCcacgcacgtcgctcggccgtggcttggtagcattgcaTGTCCCCacactcatttcctggttctccttctccataaacgaCGTGACATTAAGGAGAGgggtaacttttcctgctacagatttggTCAGAACAGTAGCCTGACacgccagacccacatccagattttgggtctgggaactccccattggtcagggcttaatccgaggggcggggataaacggttgtctttcaaattcccttgtgcacgcaataggatagcgctacaaccaaccggagcaacgaagaaggaagagaagctagttgatagattaaacttttgcgtatccggtcggcagaactccgaacacatcttccttttcttttctttttttaagaatgacttctgtaccgttctttgttttttttctcaaagaaaagctgaactcaaAGTCTTcctgaagactgctgttcaccagcagcagccataagccccgcccaccgactctatacacgatgtgattggcctgaccagagtttggtttttccagctcgcaagtaaacagtgcctagacccccctggctgcaaaataattttactgccgctagggtgcgtctagatttctaagCTAGAAGAagaggggagacactttgtttctctcactgtgCCTCTAGAGTCACAACTTGCTCCGAAGAAAATTGCCGTCACactctcactttctccctcgTTCTATCACCCACTCCACATGTACACCTTCGGCCGGAGTTTGTTGGTCAGTTTTTGCAACGATGGTAGTAAAACTGGATCTgaacatttaattaatttagttAATAGCCGTGAATAGTGATGTTGGCTAAATATGGTTTCTGTCCACAAAGAATCATTGTAATAACTGTAAAAAGGCAATAAACATAGAGCAGCTTTAcatttgtaatgtaacaaagaaATATAGTTGTAgatctgttgctgctgttgatCCAGTCATGTCCAGTAGAGGTAATTAAATGCCATCTGTCGTACGGAGCCTCGTGTTTGCTCTCAGGGAGGAAGTGTTGGTTAGGTGTCTCAGTTTTGGTCCCTTCTGTGATGATACGATGACGAGTCGGAGCAGGACTCGGTCTGGTTCTGGTGGTTACTGGTTCAGGTCCACGTTCTGTGGTTCTGCTCCAGTTCCTCAGAGCAGCGAGTCCTCTTGGTTGAAGACATCGAGGCATTTGTCTGAGAAGGGCTGAAGCAGCACACACAAACTGTTACCTGCTGACTGGAACATGGACATTAAGTAAATGGAGAGAAACTGACATTCAAAATATCGGTGACGCAAATTAAAACTGACAGgatttactttaagttttcgaATGACAGAAATGCAGTCTGTATCTGCATATCATCCATTAGTTCTTTGCGTTTAAACACAGCATAAACTCATCCTCCATGCAGTAAAGGATATAATTACTGGGTTCTGGACACCCTTTTGTAATTGGCTGTATGTgtaaccccccccctccctcccctctgtcAGGGCTTGCTATGGTGTTCTGAGGTTCATCATGGAGAGCGGCGCCAAGGGCTGCGAGGTCGTGGTGTCCGGCAAGCTGAGGGGTCAGAGGGCCAAGTCCATGAAGTTCGTGGACGGCCTGATGATCCACAGCGGAGACCCCGTCAACTACTACGTCGACACAGCCGTCCGCCACGTCCTGTTGAGGCAGGGTGAGTACAGATGATCGGAGAGAAACAGTCGGAGGGTTTACTGTGAACTCCGCCTGTGACGCTTAACTTGATTATTGGTGCTGAAACCAAGTGATACTTCGGGGGAGGAGGCAGTTTTATTTTGGCCTTGATTAGGGATCAGAGGGATCAAACCCAAAAGGGATCAAACTTTATTCTTAATCGTCACATGAAAAATGACAAACCAATTGATTATCCGAAAACTCGGCAATTAATTTTAATTGACAATGAATGATTTCATTTCCAGCTCTGCTCTCCGTAGCTTAGCTTTTTGTTGGTGCTGATACATGTTTGTGCTCGTCGCCCGTTCTCAGGCGTGCTGGGCATCAAGGTGAAGATCATGCTGCCCTGGGACCCCAGCGGTAAGATCGGCCCCAAGAAGCCCCTGCCGGACCATGTCAGCATTGTGGAGCCCAAGGAGGAGTCCCTGCCCACCACACCCATTTCTGAGCAGAAGGGGACCAAGCCAGAGGTGCCCGTCATGCCCCAGGGTACACCTGTACCCACCGCATAAGAGGGTAAGAGACTGAAGGGGCCCATCACCAGCAGGCTGGCTTCATTATGGTGTGAAGAAGCCGTTACACAAGGGCCTTGTCATTGAATCCTTTTCTGTATTGCAATAGTGGTGAAATATCGGTTTTAAGATAATGGGCACCACAGACTCATCTTGATTAGGGAGGTAGCAAACGATCACGCTCATTGTTGATTACTTTCTCAATTAATAGAttagtttggtctataaaatgccagaaaatggtcaaaaaaatgtggatcagtctttcccaaagcccaagatgacgtcctcaaatgtcttttctccaaaactcaaagatatccattttactgtcccagaggagagaagaatctagaacatattcatatttaacaagctgacctCAGGAttttgacccttttttttttctctttttcaaaaAATGACTCAGACTgcttaatcgattatcaaagtATTGGCGATTTAATAGCTGACGATTAAActattaatctttgcagctatAATCCAGTTGTGAGAATATAGTTCTAATATGAATGTAGTCTCATTCATTAATGACAGTCTCTGTCCTGATGGTCCTGGGAATCTCAGTTCTTACATACTGTAGGCCTCGGTAGTGATGTAGGTGGCGCCTAATCTGTCCACTGAGGATATCCATGTAATAATAAACAGGCCATGAACAAAGACAGATAAGTCTGTTTTTGTCCCTTCGGTGATGATACGATGACGAGTCGGAACAGGACTCGGTCTGGTTCTGGTGGTTACTGGTTCAGGTCCACGTTCTGTGGTTCTGCTCCAGTTCTTCAGAGCAGCGAGTCCTCTTGGTTGAAGACATCGAGGCATTTGTCTGAGAAGGGTTGAAGCAGCACACATTAGCGGTTTCCAAATAATTGCAGTAGCAACTAAAGtgcaaataaaactaaattcTACTCCAAAAAAAGCTTTGAATGAATACCTACTTTCACAGGATCTACTTGTAATCTATTGTTTTATATACATAAAATTGCCAGTAGGTTTAACTTTGTTTTTAACTGTAGAATAAATTGTAGGGTTGTTGAATATCTGGCTAAAATGGAAAAACTGAACCTAAAGTACATAAATGCGTCACAATGAATCATAATTTTGTAGGCCTTGTGATCTAAGTCATTGTAAAGTGATGaggaaattaatattttttgcatttttgctaTTGGCTACAATTAACTGGTTTTGTCATTAATAAAATGTTCTGGTCAGCAGGATCAAATTACTCAAGTGTTTGAAGCTTGTTTTTTaaattcctttttgtttttttgtcttgcaGCTTTTCGTGTGCCACCAGATGGAAGCAAGACCCTCAGTTTTTTgtgtacaaaaacaataaaaaatctGGAAAATACACTCAGTGTTGTGGTCACTCTGTTGCAGATGAAAATGCAAGAGAATTACAAAGTTAGTTTGCTAGTTTCTCAAATGTTTAATGAAATACGAAGCtctctaaaaatagaaaaacagtCAAACATCGGAAGACTCAAATGTGACCAGCTCCTAAATGAGTGATTGGATATTGCACAGTGGAAATAAAATCTTACCCTGGtatgacagcacacacacaatgggGTTTTTACTGTGGAAAAACATGTATGCAATTTTACACAAATTAGCCAGTAAGCTGACTGTTGAGCTGAAAGTACATTTCTGAATACATCTGCTGTTTGTGTTCAGAACAGGTCAGTTTTGTAGAAGTCATTTGCACTCAAGTACCATTTCATATATCTTACCCAAAGAGTATATTATCTGATATTCTTGtttcctatttatttttttttttaagtcagttTGGACACAACTTAACTTGTAGAATATGGTGGAAATTATTAGAGTATTTTATTTCCTTGTTTACACAGGGTAAAAGTGACTGTCTACCATATAATTGATTGAAAGTAACCGGAGTAAATGGGATGTCTCACTCTGCTTTATTCCCAGGTTCCATATGTGCAGCAGACTAGTTAACATAACTTTGTCATTTGATCTTGAAGAAATGCATTCCTGAATATATTACTTTGATCTATATGTAATACCATATTGATTTGAGTGTTTGCTCTATCTAGTATTGTCCATTTTTCTTAGTTAATTCATACATTTTAATTTCTCTATGCTGAAAGTTCATCCTATCCACAGCATCTTTCAAAACCACACTTAACCAACTTCTTCCATATAATATATGACAAAATGAAActgtggttcccaacctttctGGTCTGAGGTCCCACCACGGCCCTGTCAGATGAACATACGTACCAATTCCCAATGTATGTTCCAAATTTATTCCAATACTATTTTTTTCGTACAACTGAACTGTCAATAAGGTTGGTTTGGCCAGAAATCGTACTGCTGCTGCTTGGAGTGAAGCTAAATGTTgctattacttttagctaaccactttgaactgtttagtcagaagttttagctaaatatttgaACGGTTTGGTCAGaggttttagctaactatttgaactgttaaaagttttagctaaatatttgaATGGTTTAGTCAGAAgttttagctaaatatttgaACGGTTTGGTCAGAAGTTTATAGCTAAATATTTGAACAGTTTGGTCAGAAGTTTTGGCTAAATATTTGAACAGTTTGGTCAGAAgttttagctaaatatttgaATGGTTTAGTCAGACgttttagctaaatatttgaACAGTTAAGTCAGAAgttttagctaaatatttgaATGGTTTAGTCAGACgttttagctaaatatttgaATGGTTTAGTCAGACgttttagctaaatatttgaATGGTTTGGTCAGAAGTTTTGGCTAAATATTTGAACAGTTTGGTCAGAAgttttagctaaatatttgaACAGTTAAGTCAGAAgttttagctaaatatttgaACAGTTAAGTCAGAAgttttagctaaatatttgaATGGTTTAGTCAGAAGTTTTGGCTAAATATTTGAACAGTTAAGTCAGAAGtttttagctaaatatttgaATGGTTTAGTCAGAAgttttagctaaatatttgaACGGTTTGGTCAGCAGTTTTGGCTAAATAtttgaactgttagaagttttagctaaatatttgaATGGTTTAGTCAGAAGTTTTGGCTAAATATTTGAACAGTTAGCTAAGTCAGAAgttttagctaaatatttgaATGGTTTAGTCAGACgttttagctaaatatttgaACAGTTTGGTCAGAAGTTTATAGTTAAATATTTGAACGGTTTAGTCAAAgttttagctaaatatttgaactgtttagtcagaggttttagctaaatatttgaATGGTGTAGTCAGAGGTTTTAGCTAACTAACTGAACTGTTAGTCAGACGATTAGACAGACGATTTAGCTAACCATTTCAGCCCCTTAGGCAATACTTTTCTTTCTgccatttattcattatttgagctgctccacaatctttTCAAGTACCCCTTGTTGGGAATCACTGTCTTTATTACAACAACCACAGGGAAAGTCGtggttaaaacaaaataaaaagattaaaaaacaaaacaaaacacaacataaaaaagATGGGAGTTATATGAGTAAATTTGCACAGGTATGTTGTAGCATTCGCATTGCCTAAATCAATGTGATTCGGAAGAAGGGCATCAAAGTGGTCAAAAACTTTTACGACTGAGTGACTCATCTCCTCGGCATTAAAGCATCAGGTCCGGGTTAGGCCACGCCCCCCCTGGCTCCTACCTGTTGGGTGGTGTTAAAAATAGAAACTCCCAGCTACCATCTGGACCAGCCAAGATGAGTCTGCCGGACTACAAATCAACTGAGAAACAGTCTTCAGCCGCACATCCAGTaagaaaaaacatatttttttttttaacgtgacAGTTATATTTCGTGCAGCAGTGAGAGCTAAACTGAACTCTCCACCTGTTAAAGGACGGAACAGGTGGATGAAAACGGTCACCGGCTACACGGCTGAGGAGAAGAAAGTTCCCCCAATTGCTTGCACAATGCGCCCATTATCCGCTGCAGATATGTTCGGTATCGTTTCTCCTTTTCAGTTCTTAAACAGTTTGATTAAAGCCGGTTTAACAGCCgtcctttttctttcctcagAAAAGTAGCCTACAAAATCCAACTTGAGGAAACTCCCGAGTTACTCAGCTGAAGCAGAAGTACAAGTTTATGTCTGTCTGCTGCGGGTAGACTCCCTCCATTGTATCTCAGAAAGAAGCGTAGGCTACTTTTTGTCGAGTAAAAAGGACAATATGTCCGTCTGAATGTTAGTTTCAgatcttttactgaagtaaaagtagctTCAGTGAGTGTAGAAATGCTCTGTTCCAACCAATGACTGTAAAAAATAAGTTCCagccaggggcgattctaggatcagaccttttagggggggctcagcccctaaagAGATTGTGTGACCCACCCACACCCTTTGCTAAATCAGTACTTTAACTGGATAATAATGAATACATGTATCTATTATAACCGTGgataaatgcaacattttgaaCATATGAAAAAACTAGTCCCTTTTATGGACCACcagaatcaaatcaaattataatgaggtgtaaacaataaataaataaataaaaaataaaactttccttgactgggttacaggtgcatagcattggcgacagcgacacaggatattaaacctgtttctttgaacctgtaattgtgtgtgtatgtgtgtatgtatgtgtgtatgtatgtgtgtgtgtgtgtgtgtgtatgtgtgtgtatgtatatatatatatatatatatatatatatatatatatatatatatatatataatatatatatatatatatatatatatatataaatagttaCTGGTTCCAACTAAAAGTCCTGCAagtcttactcaagtaaaagtacataagtAGGCCATTGGCATAAACCTCTATTTAAAGTCTCTAAAGTAAAAGAAGCCATTATGCAGACTGGTCCATTTCAGATTATAATTATCGCTGCATTAATGTGATTATGTTATTGTTGCAGCTGGTGAAGGTGGAGATTATTTTCGTTACTTTACTGTTGTAGTTTAATCTGAAGGAatacatcctttttttttttttttttttttttttttttttttataagccgaatctgcaaaataaaactaaagCTGTCCAAcgtagtgcagtaaaaagtacaattttTACCTCTTAAGATGTAGTTGAGTTAGAAGTTTAGAGTAGCTTTAAATTGGAAATACTTTAAAGTATCTCAAAGTTGTACTTAATGTACTGAGTAAATGTGCTTTttcttactttccaccactgcataaAACCAACAGATTTAAACGGTAAGACA from Perca fluviatilis chromosome 2, GENO_Pfluv_1.0, whole genome shotgun sequence includes the following:
- the rps3 gene encoding 40S ribosomal protein S3 codes for the protein MAVQISKKRKFVSDGIFKAELNEFLTRELAEDGYSGVEVRVTPTRTEIIILATRTQNVLGEKGRRIRELTAVVQKRFGFPEGSVELYAEKVATRGLCAIAQAESLRYKLLGGLAVRRACYGVLRFIMESGAKGCEVVVSGKLRGQRAKSMKFVDGLMIHSGDPVNYYVDTAVRHVLLRQGVLGIKVKIMLPWDPSGKIGPKKPLPDHVSIVEPKEESLPTTPISEQKGTKPEVPVMPQGTPVPTA